From Rutidosis leptorrhynchoides isolate AG116_Rl617_1_P2 chromosome 3, CSIRO_AGI_Rlap_v1, whole genome shotgun sequence, a single genomic window includes:
- the LOC139902754 gene encoding protein FAR1-RELATED SEQUENCE 11-like gives MKMLNYPLANHKLTNLSLGKPFLHFKKHLLCMKVVPSKTVLLYVKIDLTEEKNRTVRRDIYCHRGGKKQLKSKHHRKRESIRCGCNAHMRLTFKRSYDIFPEEWHITKFVKEHNHELFSPEAMRFLPVNRIITPEDEQQILLYKEAGLKVQQIVRVMELQKQVKHGDLSFLEKDVHNLFAKVSRLHGASDAVDLIEYMENSKLQDKNFQYVYTLDAEKRLENLFWCHPQSYEWYEKYGDVVVFDTTYKVNAYDMSCALFVGVNNYGKTVLFGSALLRNETTNTFRWLMKTFVTTMKKPSKTIITDQDRWMSGAIAIEMDEFGRRV, from the exons ATGAAGATGTTGAATTATCCATTGGCCAATCACAAATTAACGAACCTTTCGTTGGGCAAACCTTTTCTACATTTCAAGAAGCATTTGTTATGTATGAAAGTTGTGCCAAGCAAAACGGTTTTGTTGTACGTAAAGATAGATCTGACAGAAGAAAAAAATAGGACAGTACGACGTGATATTTACTGTCATCGTGGAGGGAAAAAACAGTTAAAATCAAAGCATCATAGAAAAAGAGAGTCAATTAGATGTGGATGTAATGCTCATATGCGCCTTACTTTTAAAAGAAGCTATGATATATTTCCCGAAGAATGGCATATTACAAAATTCGTGAAGGAACATAATCATGAATTATTTTCTCCGGAAGCAATGCGTTTTCTTCCCGTCAACCGTATTATCACTCCCGAGGATGAACAACAGATATTGTTATACAAAGAAGCTGGACTTAAAGTTCAACAAATAGTTCGAGTCATGGAGCTTCAAAAACAAGTAAAACATGGAGATCTTTCTTTCCTTGAAAAAGATGTTCATAACTTATTTGCTAAAGTGAGTAGATTGCATGGAGCTAGTGATGCAGTGGACCTAATTGAGTACATGGAAAATTCAAAACTACAAGATAAGAATTTTCAGTATGTTTACACGTTAGATGCAGAAAAGAGGTTAGAAAACTTGTTTTGGTGTCATCCACAAAGTTATGAATGGTATGAAAAGTATGGTGATGTAGTTGTATTTGATACCACTTACAAAGTTAATGCCTATGACATGTCTTGTGCACTTTTTGTTGGAGTTAATAATTATGGCAAGACCGTATTGTTCGGAAGTGCACTTCTTCGGAACGAGACCACAAATACATTTAGGTGGTTAATGAAG ACTTTTGTAACTACAATGAAAAAGCCATCAAAAACAATCATCACGGATCAAGATAGGTGGATGTCTGGAGCAATTGCGATTGAAATG GATGAATTCGGTCGAAGAGTTTGA
- the LOC139902755 gene encoding uncharacterized protein, whose amino-acid sequence MGSRLRGSNFDSEDFRIVQLIQEIEDDDSEVESAPSIPRVRGYIPREREVAAQRLWDDYFCETPKYPHTKFKRHFRLRIQLFLRIVQCITTFQSDNMPEYFSYFSQRVDAIGRPTFTTLQKCTSAIRQLAYGTAIDMCDEYLQMSEQTSILCLDYFCMCVITLYKREYMRSPNAHDVARLYSAHEERHGFRGMLGIIDCMHWEWRNCLVALKEQYTRGDHKKPTLMLEAVASYDLWIWHAFFFGMAGSNNDINVLNQSPIFDKLKNGTCPSAPFEVNGHEYSKRYYEVTRPNPPG is encoded by the coding sequence ATGGGTTCGAGGTTACGGGGGTCTAATTTCGACTCCGAAGATTTTCGGATTGTTCAATTAATTCAAGAAATAGAAGATGATGATTCTGAAGTCGAATCGGCACCATCTATTCCGAGAGTTAGAGGTTACATTCCTAGGGAACGGGAGGTTGCTGCACAACGTTTGTGGGATGATTATTTTTGTGAGACGCCAAAATATCCACACacaaaatttaaaaggcattttcGTCTGCGAATACAATTATTTCTCCGGATAGTGCAATGTATAACTACTTTCCAAAGTGATAATATGCCAGAATATTTTAGTTACTTTTCTCAACGAGTTGATGCTATCGGTAGGCCTACATTTACTACTTTACAAAAATGTACGTCGGCTATACGTCAATTGGCGTATGGCACCGCTATCGATATGTGTGATGAATATTTGCAAATGAGTGAGCAAACATCAATACTATGTCTAGATTACTTTTGTATGTGTGTTATTACTTTGTACAAAAGGGAATACATGCGATCTCCGAATGCACACGATGTTGCTAGATTATATAGTGCACACGAGGAGAGACATGGTTTTAGGGGTATGCTTGGGATTATAGACTGTATGCACTGGGAGTGGAGGAATTGTCTTGTTGCTTTAAAAGAACAATACACTCGGGGTGATCACAAGAAACCGACCCTTATGCTTGAAGCAGTTGCTTCATATGACTTGTGGATTTGGCATGCTTTTTTTTTTGGAATGGCGGGTTCCAACAATGATATTAACGTTTTGAACCAATCACCTATATTTGATAAACTTAAGAATGGAACATGTCCATCCGCACCATTTGAGGTAAATGGGCATGAATATAGCAAAAGATAttatgaagtgacccgtcctaatccacccggaTGA